A window of Hydrogenispora ethanolica contains these coding sequences:
- a CDS encoding ABC transporter substrate-binding protein, producing the protein MKKNRLLFLSILMLAAFTLAFGFQASSAVSESFGDPKAIRGGQLNLNTPEFPKSFNYYVNGALDAHEVFAFVYDTLLEWNPTSLEYSPLLAKSWNISADKKEFTFTLDPRAKWADGRPVTTADVQFTYDTIMNPKNLTSVQRMAMGRFTPPQVVDKYTIKFKAKNVHFKNMEVLAGLNVLPKHRFAGKDFNRAFNMNLPAGSGPYMLSEVKEGRYYVMARNKKYWAASFPQHKGMYNFDRIKIRVIADTAAFEAFKKGDFDIYQGISAKDWVTRTHVKPFQNHWIIKQKVYNYSPQGFTGMAFNQRLPIFQDRRVRLAICHLIDRKTILDKITFNQYQPLTSYFPSLYGSDPSNPLIGYDSTKAKQLLKEAGYTRLDKDGYLINPKGQRMEFTISYQGESLEKHLTLIKETCRQAGVKVNLELLSWATLLKKVDEFKFEAALFAWTGTLFEDPEQLWHSKHANESGSSNLPGYKNPEVDRLIDSLPPIFDVAQRKSIMKKIDALIYQDVPYALFWGANYNRVLYKNIFGMPRTVFTKYGEGIIEIISYWWIDPAKEKRYREAVRRNRALPGVPEEIYYDRITGKK; encoded by the coding sequence ATGAAAAAAAACAGGCTGCTATTCCTCTCGATCTTGATGTTGGCGGCTTTCACCTTGGCCTTTGGCTTCCAAGCCAGTTCGGCTGTTAGCGAGTCGTTTGGCGATCCCAAGGCTATCCGGGGAGGCCAGCTTAATTTAAATACACCCGAATTCCCTAAATCCTTCAATTATTATGTCAATGGTGCGCTTGATGCGCATGAAGTTTTCGCGTTTGTCTATGACACGTTACTGGAGTGGAATCCGACTTCCTTGGAATACTCTCCGCTGTTGGCGAAATCTTGGAACATCTCCGCCGATAAAAAGGAGTTTACCTTCACCCTCGACCCCAGAGCTAAATGGGCCGACGGGCGGCCGGTGACCACCGCCGACGTCCAATTCACTTATGATACAATCATGAACCCTAAGAACCTCACTTCGGTTCAGCGTATGGCCATGGGACGATTCACTCCGCCCCAGGTGGTCGATAAATACACTATTAAGTTCAAGGCCAAGAATGTTCACTTTAAGAACATGGAAGTTTTGGCCGGCTTGAACGTTCTCCCAAAGCATCGCTTCGCCGGAAAGGATTTTAACAGGGCATTTAACATGAATCTCCCGGCGGGGAGCGGGCCGTATATGCTAAGCGAGGTTAAGGAAGGTCGCTATTATGTGATGGCCCGCAATAAAAAATATTGGGCGGCCAGTTTTCCCCAGCATAAGGGCATGTATAATTTCGACCGCATTAAAATCCGGGTGATCGCCGACACTGCCGCGTTCGAAGCTTTTAAAAAAGGCGATTTTGACATTTATCAAGGGATCTCCGCCAAGGATTGGGTGACCCGGACCCATGTGAAGCCGTTCCAGAATCACTGGATCATCAAACAAAAAGTCTATAATTACTCCCCGCAAGGGTTTACGGGTATGGCTTTCAACCAGCGGTTGCCCATCTTCCAGGACCGGCGGGTCCGCTTGGCCATCTGTCATCTGATTGACAGAAAGACGATTTTAGACAAGATTACTTTCAACCAGTATCAGCCGCTGACTTCCTACTTCCCTTCGCTGTATGGTTCCGACCCGTCCAATCCGCTGATCGGGTATGATTCTACCAAGGCGAAACAATTATTGAAGGAAGCCGGCTACACCCGGCTCGATAAAGACGGCTATCTCATCAATCCAAAAGGACAGCGGATGGAATTCACCATCTCCTATCAAGGTGAAAGCCTTGAAAAACATCTGACCTTAATCAAGGAAACTTGTCGGCAGGCTGGAGTGAAAGTCAATCTGGAACTCTTATCCTGGGCAACTTTATTGAAAAAAGTGGACGAGTTTAAATTTGAAGCGGCGCTATTCGCTTGGACAGGAACGCTCTTTGAAGATCCAGAGCAGCTTTGGCATTCGAAGCATGCGAATGAATCCGGCAGCAGCAATCTCCCAGGTTACAAGAATCCCGAGGTTGACCGGCTGATTGATTCCTTGCCGCCGATCTTCGATGTCGCGCAAAGAAAGAGCATCATGAAGAAGATTGATGCGCTCATCTACCAGGATGTGCCGTATGCGCTGTTTTGGGGAGCCAATTACAACCGGGTGCTCTATAAAAATATTTTTGGGATGCCCCGTACGGTTTTCACCAAGTACGGAGAGGGTATCATCGAAATCATTAGCTATTGGTGGATTGATCCGGCCAAGGAAAAACGTTACCGGGAAGCGGTCCGCCGGAACCGGGCGTTGCCCGGGGTTCCGGAAGAGATTTATTACGACCGGATCACCGGAAAAAAATAA
- a CDS encoding ABC transporter permease subunit: MRDYLIKRLLLMIPTLLGITMACFLIMQMVPGGPVEQALLKMKRASVSEAGSPGSGAISSAMTREELNNIRKYYGFDKPVLVRYFDWLGKLARLDLGTSYIYEKPVLELILNRLPVSLTFGLTGLFFTYLVCIPLGIQKALRHGTAFDSGTSILIFLGYSIPAFALGVLLIVLFGGGSFWNLFPVSGAVSDNFEELSLLGKIIDFGYHMILPILCYTIGGFATLTLLMKNSLLEQLNQDYVRTALAKGLPFKQAIFRHALRNALIPIATNIGMILSVVLSGSLLIEKIFTIDGMGLLSYQAIVDRDYPVALGIIVISSFLVLLGRIISDICLALVDPRIKFK, translated from the coding sequence ATGCGCGATTACTTGATCAAGCGTCTTTTGTTAATGATTCCGACTCTGTTGGGGATCACCATGGCCTGCTTCTTGATCATGCAGATGGTCCCCGGCGGTCCGGTGGAGCAGGCGCTCCTGAAGATGAAGCGGGCCTCGGTCAGTGAAGCCGGGTCCCCTGGCAGTGGCGCCATCAGTTCGGCTATGACCCGGGAGGAATTGAATAATATCCGCAAGTATTACGGATTTGACAAACCGGTGCTGGTCCGGTACTTCGATTGGCTGGGCAAACTGGCCCGGCTGGATCTCGGGACGTCCTATATCTATGAGAAGCCGGTGCTGGAGCTGATTCTGAATCGGTTGCCGGTCTCATTGACCTTCGGATTGACGGGATTATTCTTTACCTATCTCGTCTGCATTCCGCTGGGGATCCAGAAAGCCCTGCGCCACGGCACCGCATTTGACAGCGGGACCAGCATCCTGATCTTCTTGGGTTATTCGATTCCCGCCTTTGCCCTGGGCGTACTGTTGATCGTCCTGTTTGGCGGGGGGAGCTTTTGGAATCTCTTTCCCGTCAGCGGAGCGGTATCGGATAATTTCGAAGAATTATCCCTGCTGGGCAAGATCATTGACTTTGGCTACCATATGATCTTGCCGATTCTCTGCTATACCATCGGGGGCTTCGCTACCTTGACGTTGCTGATGAAAAACTCCCTCTTGGAGCAGTTGAATCAGGATTATGTCCGGACCGCCCTGGCCAAGGGGCTCCCATTTAAACAGGCCATCTTCCGCCATGCCTTGCGGAACGCTTTGATTCCGATCGCTACGAATATCGGGATGATCCTGAGTGTCGTCTTGTCGGGCTCGCTCCTCATCGAGAAGATCTTTACCATCGACGGAATGGGCCTTTTGAGCTATCAAGCCATTGTCGACCGGGATTATCCGGTGGCCTTGGGGATCATCGTGATCTCCAGCTTTTTAGTGCTGTTGGGCCGGATCATCTCCGATATTTGTTTGGCCTTGGTCGACCCGCGCATCAAATTCAAGTGA
- a CDS encoding ABC transporter permease translates to MFSPITLRRIQKFKKLKRAYYSLWILAVLYGLSLFANVLANDQPLVVKYDGKFFFPAFRFYNGANFGLSASEVPHYKILQRSEAFRKETGNFMIFAPIPYGPNESLLETVGNPPTPPSRANLLGTDDRGRDILTRLIYGYRISFSFALLITLASMIVGIAIGALQGYWGGFFDLSLQRLIEIFSALPFLYVVIIIGSSLGTSFLTLLLIFIIFDWVGISYFIRAEFLKLRESQFVEAARALGVKDWKIMFRHILPNALTPIITFLPFDLIGAITALSALDFLGFGLPAPTPSWGELMRQGMDNIYSYWLSVYPVLALFLVLLLIAFVGEGIRDAFDPKEYQRME, encoded by the coding sequence TTGTTCTCCCCAATCACGCTCCGCCGCATTCAAAAATTTAAGAAGCTGAAACGGGCTTACTATTCACTGTGGATTTTAGCAGTGCTCTATGGATTGTCGCTCTTTGCCAATGTCCTGGCCAATGATCAGCCGCTGGTCGTCAAATATGACGGAAAATTCTTTTTTCCGGCCTTCCGTTTTTATAATGGCGCCAATTTTGGTTTGTCAGCGAGCGAAGTGCCCCATTATAAAATATTGCAGAGGAGCGAAGCCTTCCGGAAAGAAACCGGCAATTTTATGATCTTCGCTCCGATCCCTTACGGCCCCAACGAGTCGTTACTGGAAACGGTGGGGAATCCGCCCACGCCGCCGAGCCGGGCCAATCTGCTCGGTACCGACGATCGCGGCCGCGATATCTTGACTCGCCTGATTTACGGTTACCGGATCAGTTTCAGCTTTGCGCTCTTAATCACCTTGGCCAGCATGATCGTTGGAATCGCCATCGGCGCGTTACAAGGTTACTGGGGCGGATTTTTCGATCTGTCGCTGCAACGTTTGATCGAGATCTTCTCGGCGCTGCCTTTTTTATACGTGGTGATCATTATCGGCAGCTCTTTGGGAACCAGCTTTTTGACGTTACTGCTCATCTTCATTATTTTTGATTGGGTCGGGATCTCTTATTTTATCCGGGCGGAGTTTTTAAAGCTCCGGGAGTCCCAGTTCGTGGAGGCTGCCAGGGCTCTAGGGGTGAAGGATTGGAAGATCATGTTTCGCCATATCCTGCCGAATGCGCTGACGCCGATCATCACGTTCCTGCCGTTCGATCTGATCGGCGCGATTACGGCCTTGTCGGCCTTGGACTTTCTCGGCTTCGGGCTGCCGGCCCCGACCCCGAGTTGGGGAGAACTGATGCGCCAGGGAATGGATAATATCTATTCGTACTGGCTGTCGGTGTATCCGGTATTGGCGTTGTTTCTCGTACTGCTGTTGATCGCCTTCGTGGGCGAAGGAATCCGGGATGCCTTCGACCCCAAGGAATATCAGAGGATGGAATAG
- a CDS encoding ABC transporter ATP-binding protein has translation MADLLTVKDLKVSFRTDGGIIPAVDGVSFSMRRGEIHSLVGESGCGKSVTALSLLRLIPNPPGRIEGGAVRWQGERDLLAEPLPEIVRLRGQAIGLIFQEPLTSFNPVQRIGEQIAEVLQIHSGATKVESRERVLAMLARVGLPDPLRQYQAYPHELSGGMRQRAMIAMALIGRPDLLIADEPTTALDVTIQAQIMELIRELQAEFQMSVLLITHNLGLVAETAQQVSVMYCGKIVEQAPVHDLFKKPLHPYTQGLLDSVPQITDDGELRAIPGMIPDPLQLPAGCYFEPRCGRAREICRRQYPPESVQDGCHRVSCWLYE, from the coding sequence ATGGCTGACTTGCTGACGGTAAAGGACTTAAAAGTAAGCTTTCGTACGGATGGCGGGATCATCCCGGCGGTGGACGGAGTTTCATTTTCCATGCGGCGCGGCGAAATTCACAGCCTGGTCGGCGAGTCGGGGTGCGGCAAATCCGTGACGGCGCTCTCTTTGCTGCGGCTGATCCCCAATCCGCCGGGCCGGATCGAAGGCGGCGCCGTCCGGTGGCAGGGCGAACGTGATCTGCTGGCTGAACCGTTGCCCGAGATCGTCCGGCTGCGCGGCCAAGCGATCGGCTTGATCTTTCAGGAACCATTGACGAGCTTCAATCCGGTGCAGCGAATCGGGGAGCAAATCGCCGAAGTGCTGCAGATTCATAGCGGAGCGACCAAGGTCGAGAGCCGTGAGCGGGTTCTAGCAATGCTGGCCCGGGTGGGTTTGCCTGACCCGTTGCGGCAGTATCAAGCCTATCCTCATGAACTGTCGGGCGGCATGCGCCAGCGGGCGATGATTGCCATGGCTTTGATCGGCCGTCCCGATCTATTGATTGCCGATGAGCCGACCACGGCCTTGGACGTGACGATTCAAGCTCAGATTATGGAGCTCATTCGCGAGTTGCAGGCGGAATTTCAAATGTCTGTCCTTTTGATCACCCATAATTTAGGGTTGGTGGCCGAAACCGCGCAGCAGGTATCGGTGATGTATTGCGGCAAGATAGTGGAGCAGGCTCCGGTCCATGACCTTTTCAAAAAGCCGCTGCACCCGTATACGCAAGGCCTCCTGGATTCGGTCCCCCAGATTACCGATGACGGAGAATTACGGGCGATACCCGGAATGATCCCCGATCCGCTCCAATTGCCGGCCGGCTGTTATTTTGAGCCCCGTTGCGGCCGGGCGAGGGAGATCTGCCGGCGGCAATATCCGCCGGAATCGGTTCAAGACGGCTGCCATCGGGTATCCTGTTGGCTGTATGAATAA
- a CDS encoding ABC transporter ATP-binding protein, with protein MTDLLQVNDLRKYFPVRSGLLGRVTRWVRAVDGVSFTIGAGETLGLVGESGCGKTTVGRSILRLTEPTGGEILFREQVRLDRLTKGQLRQYRPELQIIFQDPYSSLNPRRIVLDLVGEGLSEHRRVKNSQETKERVVDLLEQVGLPSGILYRYPHEFSGGQRQRLAIARALSLDPELIVCDEAVSALDVSIQAQIINLLRELRERLGIAYLFIAHDLAVVKHISHRIAVMYLGQVMEIAPTAELFRQAFHPYTLALLSAIPVADPDYRRPPLQLAGEVKASDLSTGGCRFAPRCPSRLEVCLKEEPPFCAKGPGHYVKCFLAQ; from the coding sequence ATGACCGATCTGTTGCAAGTGAACGATCTGCGAAAATACTTTCCGGTACGTTCCGGTCTCTTGGGCCGGGTCACGCGGTGGGTCCGCGCGGTGGACGGGGTCTCCTTTACCATTGGAGCGGGTGAAACCCTGGGCCTGGTGGGGGAGTCGGGCTGCGGCAAGACCACGGTGGGCCGGAGTATCTTGCGGCTCACCGAACCGACCGGCGGCGAGATCCTCTTCCGGGAGCAGGTCCGGCTCGACCGGTTAACCAAGGGCCAATTGCGCCAGTACCGCCCGGAACTGCAGATCATATTTCAAGACCCCTATTCCTCGCTGAATCCGCGCCGGATCGTGCTGGATCTGGTCGGGGAGGGCTTGAGCGAGCATCGTCGCGTCAAAAACAGCCAAGAAACGAAAGAGCGGGTGGTCGATCTGCTGGAACAGGTCGGATTGCCTAGCGGGATCCTGTACCGCTATCCTCACGAGTTCTCCGGCGGACAGCGGCAGCGTTTGGCCATTGCCCGGGCCTTATCGCTGGACCCCGAACTGATCGTCTGTGATGAAGCGGTCTCTGCGCTCGACGTCTCGATCCAGGCCCAAATCATCAACCTGTTGCGGGAATTGCGCGAACGCCTGGGTATCGCCTATCTTTTCATCGCCCACGACTTGGCGGTGGTAAAACATATTTCGCACCGGATCGCCGTCATGTATTTGGGACAGGTGATGGAGATCGCACCCACGGCGGAACTGTTCCGCCAGGCATTCCACCCCTATACACTGGCGCTGCTGTCGGCGATTCCGGTGGCTGATCCCGATTACCGGAGGCCGCCGCTTCAATTGGCCGGAGAAGTGAAAGCATCCGATCTGTCAACGGGCGGTTGCCGGTTCGCGCCGCGTTGCCCGTCCCGACTGGAAGTTTGTCTGAAGGAAGAACCGCCCTTCTGCGCGAAAGGCCCTGGACACTACGTGAAATGTTTTTTAGCGCAATAA
- a CDS encoding D-sedoheptulose-7-phosphate isomerase — MNTVKNLFQASSWLDDLCQRYPMLTTSRHSLLKAMELLRATFLNGGKLLVCGNGGSAADAEHLSGELMKGFLKKRPLVPDLRNKLLGIGAESNWVDLLQEALPVIPLSVNGALVTAISNDLGEELIFAQQVLGLGRSGDCLLAISTSGSSLNVVRAVLVAKALNLTTIGLTGGTGGELVALCDATVVVPATLTYQIQEFHLPIYHTFCAVLEECFFD; from the coding sequence ATGAATACAGTGAAGAATTTGTTTCAGGCATCTTCATGGCTGGATGATCTGTGCCAAAGATATCCGATGCTGACGACGTCGCGGCATTCCTTGTTGAAGGCCATGGAATTGCTGCGGGCGACTTTTTTAAACGGCGGTAAGCTGCTGGTGTGCGGGAACGGCGGCAGTGCCGCCGACGCAGAACATTTGAGCGGCGAGTTGATGAAAGGGTTCTTAAAAAAGCGTCCACTCGTACCCGATCTGCGCAATAAACTGTTGGGGATCGGAGCCGAATCCAATTGGGTGGACCTGCTGCAAGAAGCCTTGCCGGTCATTCCGCTCAGCGTGAATGGGGCTCTGGTTACGGCCATCAGCAACGATTTGGGCGAGGAATTAATCTTTGCCCAACAAGTTTTGGGCTTGGGAAGGTCTGGCGACTGTCTGTTGGCGATCAGCACCTCCGGCTCATCGCTCAACGTGGTACGCGCGGTGTTGGTGGCGAAGGCGCTAAATCTGACCACCATCGGTCTGACCGGCGGCACCGGCGGCGAATTGGTCGCTTTATGCGACGCCACCGTGGTGGTCCCGGCGACGCTAACTTATCAGATTCAGGAATTTCATCTTCCGATCTATCATACCTTCTGCGCCGTACTGGAAGAATGTTTCTTCGACTGA
- a CDS encoding lactate racemase domain-containing protein, whose amino-acid sequence MIGIPWRSAKLNLPIVPEEPAILLGPVYPPPLSPVDIEARVQTDLQSIAGQLQAARRIVLVVEDASRVTHTAGLVTAIHRQISAIRGGPSGFRVIVAAGAHDRMDPSVLEHKTGDTLTPRIHHCLDESQLVPVGTSRAGIPLIFQRDVVGADLRLAIATVNIHPMAGFSGGGKLLVPGVAGLATIAAFHQLPKGHPGERVTPMRQLIEEVVALLPFTYCWHLISNGAGEIVRIHSGANLQSFESAIAELLPMVSLEQPPELCDRLYLDCRPFHQNMVGTFKTLHQIPLLLKPGETAIVINEACHGIGSHHWRLDPFVIENEKEYWRNRLQDYRVIVLTNHAAIAESRKLFPEDLTWVGTPAELLSICKEPASSSIILAHAPLALIQSKKHSSSTAQKV is encoded by the coding sequence ATGATTGGCATCCCATGGCGCTCCGCCAAACTCAATTTGCCGATAGTCCCGGAAGAACCCGCCATTCTGCTTGGACCCGTTTATCCGCCGCCTTTGAGTCCGGTTGATATTGAGGCGCGGGTCCAAACGGATCTCCAGAGCATCGCCGGGCAGCTGCAGGCTGCCCGGAGGATTGTCTTGGTCGTGGAAGATGCTTCCCGGGTCACTCATACCGCCGGACTGGTTACGGCGATTCACCGCCAGATTTCAGCAATCCGGGGCGGTCCCTCCGGTTTCCGGGTGATCGTAGCGGCCGGAGCTCATGATAGGATGGATCCCTCGGTCCTGGAACATAAGACCGGGGATACGCTGACTCCCCGAATCCATCATTGCCTGGATGAATCGCAGCTCGTTCCGGTGGGGACCAGCAGGGCCGGTATTCCTCTCATCTTTCAACGCGATGTTGTTGGGGCGGATCTGCGCCTGGCCATCGCCACGGTCAACATTCATCCTATGGCGGGATTCTCGGGCGGCGGAAAATTGTTGGTTCCGGGCGTCGCCGGTCTGGCGACCATCGCTGCGTTTCATCAATTGCCCAAGGGCCACCCCGGCGAGCGCGTCACTCCGATGCGGCAATTGATTGAAGAGGTCGTCGCCCTGCTACCGTTCACCTATTGTTGGCATCTCATCTCCAACGGCGCCGGCGAGATCGTGAGAATTCACTCCGGAGCTAATCTTCAGTCTTTCGAGTCGGCCATCGCCGAGTTGTTGCCCATGGTCTCCCTGGAACAACCGCCGGAGCTCTGCGACCGGCTGTATCTGGATTGCCGGCCGTTTCACCAAAATATGGTGGGAACCTTTAAAACGCTCCATCAGATCCCTTTGTTGCTCAAACCCGGCGAAACGGCAATCGTCATTAATGAAGCGTGCCACGGAATCGGCAGCCATCATTGGCGTCTCGATCCCTTCGTGATCGAAAATGAGAAAGAATACTGGCGGAATCGGCTCCAAGATTACCGGGTGATAGTCCTGACCAACCATGCAGCCATTGCGGAGTCCCGCAAGCTCTTTCCGGAGGATCTCACCTGGGTGGGGACCCCGGCCGAGCTGCTGTCCATTTGCAAGGAGCCCGCTTCTTCCAGCATCATCCTCGCCCACGCGCCGCTGGCCTTGATTCAGTCGAAGAAACATTCTTCCAGTACGGCGCAGAAGGTATGA
- the rd gene encoding rubredoxin, translated as MKKWQCTVCGFIYDPAVGDPDSGIEPGTAFEDVPADWVCPECGVGKDMFEPVD; from the coding sequence ATGAAAAAATGGCAATGTACGGTCTGTGGTTTTATTTATGATCCGGCGGTCGGCGATCCGGATTCCGGCATCGAACCCGGCACGGCCTTTGAAGATGTTCCCGCCGATTGGGTCTGCCCGGAGTGCGGCGTCGGCAAAGATATGTTCGAGCCGGTTGATTGA
- a CDS encoding DsrE/DsrF/DrsH-like family protein, with protein MPEAKPKLSMILFSGDFDKAMAALTLANGAAGQGMEVTIFFTFWGMNLLRRTTLESNRFLEALFKRMMPVGVEKIGLSKMNFGGVGPWLMKKLIRQKDGQTAADLFRMAMERQIHFVACEASLKLLGIRPDELIHYDHLQIAGVDQFLQNARESQISFFI; from the coding sequence ATGCCTGAAGCAAAGCCCAAATTAAGCATGATTTTGTTTAGCGGTGACTTCGATAAGGCCATGGCGGCCTTGACTTTGGCGAACGGCGCGGCCGGTCAAGGAATGGAAGTCACGATTTTCTTCACCTTCTGGGGAATGAATTTGCTCCGGCGCACCACCCTTGAGAGCAACCGCTTCCTGGAAGCCCTTTTTAAGAGGATGATGCCAGTTGGCGTTGAAAAGATCGGTTTATCAAAAATGAATTTTGGAGGAGTCGGTCCCTGGCTCATGAAAAAATTAATCCGTCAAAAAGACGGTCAGACGGCAGCGGACCTTTTTCGGATGGCAATGGAACGGCAGATCCATTTCGTAGCTTGTGAAGCCTCTCTAAAACTTTTAGGCATCCGGCCGGATGAGCTGATCCATTACGATCATCTTCAAATCGCCGGCGTTGATCAGTTTCTCCAAAACGCCCGCGAGTCACAAATTTCTTTTTTTATCTAA
- a CDS encoding DUF2156 domain-containing protein produces MIKYRQLNLDDKPGFDRALQLLQPASSDLTFTNLFMWKHNYGLEVYYDSATDFWILFARPPLPKWKPFFLPPIGAWSDSGKLGGALALMEETAQLEKFPLRIRRAPAQLLESLQRLDSAFTAKEERYTFDYLYRSADLINLAGRKYHAKRNHLNQFMRKYHWEFQTITPQIAAECLELEEEWFNISKHRESLTDEEWAMATVFNHFSELKVTGGVIRIDGRIQAIAVGEPLNQNTVVVHIEKANTEFDGIYVAINQLFVKECWSDWEFINREEDMGIEGLQKAKLSYHPCGFVEKYSIMK; encoded by the coding sequence ATGATAAAATATCGCCAACTCAACCTCGATGATAAACCTGGCTTTGATCGGGCGCTCCAGTTGCTTCAACCCGCGTCATCCGATCTGACATTTACGAATCTCTTTATGTGGAAGCATAATTATGGTTTAGAGGTCTATTATGATTCAGCCACGGATTTTTGGATTCTTTTCGCCCGACCTCCGCTGCCCAAATGGAAACCGTTTTTCTTGCCGCCTATCGGCGCTTGGTCTGATTCGGGGAAATTAGGTGGTGCCCTCGCGCTGATGGAAGAAACGGCCCAACTTGAAAAATTCCCGCTGCGGATTCGTCGCGCGCCGGCCCAATTGTTAGAATCTTTACAACGGCTCGATTCGGCTTTTACCGCCAAGGAAGAACGCTATACTTTTGACTATCTTTACCGCAGCGCGGATTTGATTAACTTGGCGGGACGAAAATATCATGCCAAGCGGAATCACTTGAACCAGTTCATGCGGAAATACCATTGGGAATTTCAGACGATCACCCCGCAGATCGCCGCCGAATGCCTGGAGCTGGAGGAAGAATGGTTCAACATCTCCAAGCACCGGGAATCGCTAACGGATGAGGAATGGGCCATGGCCACAGTCTTCAATCATTTTTCGGAGTTAAAAGTCACTGGCGGCGTCATCCGGATCGACGGTCGAATTCAGGCGATCGCTGTCGGAGAACCATTAAATCAAAATACCGTGGTGGTTCATATTGAAAAAGCCAATACCGAGTTCGACGGTATTTATGTCGCGATAAACCAGCTATTTGTGAAGGAATGTTGGTCGGACTGGGAGTTTATCAATCGTGAGGAAGATATGGGGATCGAAGGCCTTCAAAAAGCCAAATTATCCTATCATCCTTGCGGCTTTGTGGAAAAATACAGCATCATGAAATAA
- a CDS encoding YajQ family cyclic di-GMP-binding protein, giving the protein MATESSFDIVSKVNMQEVDNAVNQTLKEISQRYDFKGSHSEIVVDADNMKITAEDDYKLKSVIEILKTKLINRKVPVRNLDYSKIEEASGGSKRQNIKIKQGIESEAAKKIVKDIKGLNLKVQAQIMSDQVRVTGKNKDDLQKVIGFLREKDYGLELQFINYR; this is encoded by the coding sequence ATGGCCACTGAATCTTCTTTCGATATCGTTTCGAAAGTCAATATGCAGGAAGTTGATAATGCGGTAAATCAAACTTTAAAAGAGATCAGTCAACGGTATGATTTTAAAGGGAGCCACAGTGAGATCGTGGTCGACGCGGACAATATGAAAATTACCGCGGAGGATGATTATAAATTAAAAAGCGTTATCGAAATTTTAAAGACAAAGCTTATCAACAGAAAAGTGCCGGTACGGAATTTGGATTACAGCAAAATCGAGGAGGCCAGCGGGGGCTCCAAGCGTCAAAACATTAAAATCAAACAGGGAATTGAGAGCGAGGCCGCAAAAAAAATAGTCAAGGACATCAAAGGGCTCAATTTGAAGGTGCAAGCCCAGATTATGAGCGATCAGGTGCGGGTGACCGGCAAAAACAAAGATGATCTCCAAAAAGTCATCGGGTTTTTACGAGAGAAAGACTATGGCTTGGAATTGCAGTTCATCAATTACCGCTGA
- the yqeK gene encoding bis(5'-nucleosyl)-tetraphosphatase (symmetrical) YqeK — MDRTEIINYLKEHVSSARFQHCLGVEKTALELTSMFGTAPEQASPAALLHDLCREYAPDSLLQLATNFGIVIDDIQRAEPLLLHGLVGAELVRRELGITEPSVLEAISFHITGAANLTPLARSIFVADFIEPGRSFEYARELRRKLPMLSADQLLLRVYNQTICYVVNRGYLIDPKTVEGRNELVFKGVQ; from the coding sequence ATGGATCGCACGGAGATAATCAATTATTTAAAGGAGCATGTGTCGTCCGCCCGGTTTCAACATTGTTTGGGGGTAGAAAAGACGGCGCTGGAGTTAACTTCCATGTTCGGTACCGCTCCGGAGCAAGCCAGTCCTGCGGCCTTACTTCATGATCTTTGCCGGGAGTATGCGCCAGATTCTCTATTGCAACTCGCAACCAATTTTGGTATAGTTATAGACGATATCCAACGCGCCGAGCCTTTGCTGCTGCACGGTTTGGTCGGAGCAGAGCTGGTCAGGAGGGAGTTGGGAATCACGGAGCCCTCGGTTCTGGAGGCAATTTCCTTCCACATTACCGGTGCTGCGAATCTTACGCCGTTGGCTCGTTCGATTTTTGTGGCAGATTTTATCGAACCGGGACGGAGTTTTGAATATGCCCGGGAATTACGCAGAAAACTACCGATGTTATCTGCCGATCAATTACTGTTGAGAGTATATAATCAAACAATTTGCTATGTGGTGAATCGGGGCTATTTAATCGATCCGAAAACTGTTGAGGGTCGGAATGAATTAGTGTTTAAGGGAGTTCAATGA